A single window of Syntrophus aciditrophicus SB DNA harbors:
- a CDS encoding peptidoglycan DD-metalloendopeptidase family protein — protein MKKALILSVVVFIIVSIVGPTAFLTIPADLNLLEEKEEEGNDQVRISESKEFHEVKGKIREGETLFDIFKKYGLHPGDLFSLREASADIHKLRNLRVDQPYRILFDADKQINSFTYWIDDDTILNITCGENGFCAEKIPVSYEKRTEQLAGVIKDNLISSLSQDKESLMLALDLSDIFAWDIDFATDIRKGDTFKVVVEGLYLNGEFRKYGRILSAEIVNKGEPYHAYRFEDEEGVDYYDAAGRSLKKAFLKAPLSFRRISSNFSRGRYHPILKITRPHHGIDYAALQGTPVSSAGDGTVVFAGKRGQYGNLVILRHRNGYTTYYGHLSKINSNVRKGVRIAQGSLIGNVGATGLATGPHLHYEMRINDRPVNPLSIKIPRGRTITGKSMAEFARVKAAMDIELASVSSSTFLASQKGTPEKAVNNGG, from the coding sequence ATGAAAAAAGCATTGATACTGTCTGTTGTTGTCTTCATCATTGTTTCCATCGTCGGCCCCACGGCTTTCCTGACCATTCCGGCCGATCTAAATCTCCTGGAAGAGAAGGAGGAAGAGGGAAATGATCAAGTCCGCATTTCAGAGTCGAAAGAGTTTCATGAAGTCAAAGGAAAAATCAGAGAAGGCGAGACCCTTTTTGACATTTTCAAAAAATACGGGCTTCATCCGGGCGATCTTTTCAGTTTGAGAGAAGCGTCGGCCGATATTCATAAGCTCCGTAATCTGCGGGTAGATCAGCCTTATCGGATTCTCTTCGACGCGGACAAGCAGATAAACTCCTTCACGTACTGGATAGACGACGATACGATCCTGAATATTACGTGCGGCGAAAACGGTTTCTGCGCGGAAAAAATCCCCGTTTCCTACGAAAAAAGGACAGAGCAACTTGCCGGGGTAATTAAGGACAATCTCATTTCCTCGCTGAGCCAGGACAAAGAATCCCTTATGCTCGCCCTCGATCTTTCCGATATCTTTGCCTGGGACATCGATTTTGCCACAGATATAAGAAAGGGCGACACCTTCAAAGTCGTCGTGGAGGGATTGTACCTTAACGGGGAATTCAGGAAATACGGAAGAATTCTTTCCGCCGAAATCGTCAACAAGGGAGAACCATACCACGCCTACCGCTTTGAAGATGAAGAAGGCGTGGATTATTATGATGCAGCGGGCAGGTCTCTGAAAAAGGCTTTTCTGAAAGCGCCCCTGAGTTTCAGACGCATCAGTTCGAATTTCTCCCGGGGGAGATACCATCCGATCCTCAAGATTACCCGACCGCACCACGGGATCGACTACGCAGCGCTTCAGGGTACTCCTGTTTCGTCGGCAGGTGATGGAACGGTCGTTTTTGCCGGCAAAAGGGGACAGTACGGCAATCTCGTGATTCTGAGGCACCGCAACGGGTACACGACCTATTACGGCCATTTGTCGAAAATCAACAGCAATGTGAGAAAGGGAGTTCGAATAGCTCAAGGTTCTCTGATAGGAAATGTCGGGGCGACGGGGCTCGCGACGGGTCCACATCTCCATTACGAGATGCGGATCAACGACAGGCCCGTAAACCCGCTCTCGATAAAGATTCCCCGGGGCAGGACCATCACCGGGAAATCGATGGCTGAATTTGCCCGCGTTAAAGCCGCCATGGATATTGAACTTGCATCCGTTTCTTCCTCGACATTCCTGGCTTCCCAAAAGGGCACGCCCGAAAAGGCAGTCAACAACGGAGGATAA
- a CDS encoding mechanosensitive ion channel family protein — MYAEISELLKNIPVQALAIGVVRIVLILVLAWIVFAILKKMLNKMKVHLLEKSRFAGELTEESSRRAETLTHLIRQALMIALGIVVVLTILKEVGFEIGPILASAGIVGLAVGFGAQNLVRDVISGFFFILEDQVRVGDVAIVNKTGGLVEQLNFRTIVLRDLEGVVHVFPNGTVTSLSNMSKTWSGYVFNLRVAYKEDTDQVVGVIREVGEGLQSDETYGPLIIEPVEIFGVDKLDNSSVVIKGRIKTNPLQQWFVGREFLRRIKYAFDARGIEIPFPHSTVYFGEASRPFELKLVEATQNMPRFRE; from the coding sequence ATGTACGCAGAAATTTCTGAATTGTTAAAAAACATTCCGGTGCAGGCGCTCGCCATTGGTGTGGTTCGTATTGTGCTCATTCTTGTCCTGGCCTGGATCGTTTTCGCCATTCTTAAAAAGATGCTCAACAAGATGAAGGTTCATCTGCTGGAGAAAAGCCGGTTTGCCGGGGAACTCACGGAAGAATCCTCCAGGCGGGCAGAAACCCTTACCCATCTCATCAGGCAGGCTTTGATGATCGCGCTGGGAATCGTGGTGGTGCTGACCATTCTCAAGGAGGTCGGTTTTGAAATCGGCCCCATTCTTGCCAGCGCCGGTATTGTGGGACTTGCCGTAGGTTTCGGCGCCCAGAACCTGGTGCGGGATGTCATATCCGGCTTTTTCTTCATTCTCGAGGATCAGGTGCGCGTCGGCGACGTGGCCATTGTGAACAAGACAGGAGGGCTGGTGGAGCAACTCAATTTCCGGACCATCGTGCTCCGCGACCTGGAAGGGGTTGTCCATGTGTTTCCCAACGGCACGGTGACCTCTCTGAGCAATATGAGCAAAACGTGGTCCGGCTATGTCTTCAACCTGAGGGTTGCCTACAAGGAAGACACCGACCAGGTCGTCGGCGTCATCCGGGAAGTGGGTGAAGGCCTCCAGAGTGATGAAACGTACGGCCCGCTGATTATCGAGCCCGTGGAGATTTTCGGCGTGGACAAGCTGGACAATTCATCCGTTGTCATCAAGGGCCGCATCAAAACAAATCCCCTGCAGCAGTGGTTCGTAGGCCGGGAATTTCTACGCCGGATCAAGTATGCCTTCGATGCCCGGGGCATCGAAATCCCCTTCCCGCACAGCACGGTCTATTTTGGTGAGGCGAGCAGGCCCTTCGAACTGAAACTGGTGGAAGCAACGCAGAATATGCCGCGTTTCCGGGAATAA
- a CDS encoding MarR family winged helix-turn-helix transcriptional regulator, which translates to MRALRRVIRAVHIHSKKLNSEYGLTTPQLLCLHTLAESNRMTLTDLARTANLGISTANGIIDRLETKKYLTRTRCAEDHRKVYLEITPAGREIVSKAPSLLQYKLSASLAQLPEAEQTTIAESLERVVKLMEAEKLDVSANLFTGEHSYSR; encoded by the coding sequence ATGCGCGCTTTACGTCGTGTTATCCGGGCAGTGCACATCCATTCCAAAAAATTGAACTCAGAGTATGGACTGACAACGCCTCAACTTTTATGCCTGCACACATTGGCTGAGTCAAATCGAATGACCCTCACGGATCTCGCCAGAACGGCAAATCTCGGAATCAGCACGGCAAACGGCATCATCGACCGCCTGGAGACCAAAAAATATCTTACTCGGACGAGATGCGCGGAAGATCATCGTAAAGTGTATCTGGAGATTACCCCAGCCGGAAGAGAAATTGTTTCGAAAGCACCGTCCCTGCTTCAGTACAAACTTTCCGCATCATTGGCGCAACTCCCCGAAGCTGAGCAGACAACCATAGCAGAATCCCTTGAGCGGGTCGTAAAACTCATGGAAGCTGAAAAACTTGATGTATCCGCAAACCTGTTCACCGGTGAACACAGTTACAGCAGATAA
- a CDS encoding AMP-binding protein, giving the protein MKTSFLANETIYLEGLFEEYRNNPALVTPSGIRTFGEIRERLRAVIFHLKEAGVRQNDSVALHAENGELHLYLFLAAWVMGFLYLPLDFKAPLGSLVEAAPLDVLITSGDVPPSVKIAVLRPARLLQSSSVVAQPESWPPIPFGREAGAVFTSGSTGKPRGIVHTVGNYIYSALGTNAFIGMEPTDRWLLSLPLFHVGGILIWVRTLLSGSASILPESLKRIEAAVLIHRPSVLSLVPTQLIRFLASDAIVRILQKAKTVMLGGAPSPAWLIEKALDLGIPVMPTYGSTEACAQVTGVARDADRKSYLTAGRPLAYRDVRIGEDGTILLGGKTLFSRYLHDPSGSHATADGFFRTADAGRIDPEGNLVVLGRKDGIFISGGENISPFEIENALLAMDSVATAIVVPVPHGEFGRVPWAFVEMSDPFDEAVLLAALKTRLPGYKVPKRILRLDPQDRRGKMKYSRATLTKRAGEMAGQEGGGGR; this is encoded by the coding sequence ATGAAGACGTCGTTCCTGGCCAATGAGACGATTTACCTGGAAGGCCTCTTTGAGGAATACCGGAACAATCCGGCGCTGGTGACGCCTTCGGGCATCCGGACATTCGGAGAAATCCGGGAGCGCCTCCGGGCGGTGATCTTTCACCTGAAAGAGGCCGGTGTCCGCCAGAACGACTCCGTGGCCCTGCATGCGGAAAACGGCGAGTTGCATCTCTATCTTTTTCTCGCGGCCTGGGTGATGGGCTTTCTCTATCTTCCCCTCGATTTCAAGGCGCCCCTGGGAAGCCTGGTGGAGGCGGCCCCTCTGGATGTTCTGATAACGTCCGGCGATGTACCGCCCTCCGTAAAGATTGCCGTTCTCCGTCCCGCCAGGCTCCTGCAGTCTTCCTCCGTCGTTGCTCAACCCGAGTCATGGCCGCCGATTCCTTTCGGCCGGGAGGCCGGCGCCGTCTTCACCTCGGGGTCGACGGGAAAGCCTCGCGGCATTGTCCATACCGTAGGAAATTACATTTACAGCGCCCTGGGAACCAACGCTTTTATCGGGATGGAGCCGACGGACCGCTGGCTCCTCAGCCTGCCCCTTTTCCACGTGGGGGGGATCCTGATCTGGGTCCGCACCCTGCTGTCCGGCAGCGCGTCCATCCTTCCCGAGAGCCTGAAAAGAATCGAAGCCGCGGTGCTGATCCATCGGCCTTCGGTCCTTTCTCTTGTCCCGACCCAGCTCATCCGCTTTCTGGCTTCCGATGCCATCGTCCGGATCCTTCAAAAGGCGAAGACGGTTATGCTGGGCGGCGCGCCCTCGCCGGCCTGGCTGATCGAGAAGGCCTTGGATTTGGGAATTCCCGTGATGCCGACCTACGGGTCCACGGAAGCCTGCGCCCAGGTTACCGGCGTTGCTCGGGACGCGGACCGGAAATCGTATCTCACGGCCGGCCGTCCCCTTGCCTATCGGGACGTCCGGATCGGCGAAGACGGGACGATCCTGCTGGGAGGAAAAACCCTCTTTTCCCGCTATCTTCATGATCCGTCGGGAAGCCATGCCACGGCAGACGGCTTTTTTCGGACCGCCGATGCCGGCCGCATCGATCCGGAAGGAAATCTGGTGGTCCTGGGACGAAAAGACGGGATTTTCATCTCCGGAGGCGAAAACATCTCTCCCTTCGAGATCGAAAATGCCCTGCTGGCGATGGATTCCGTCGCGACCGCCATTGTGGTTCCGGTTCCTCACGGGGAATTCGGAAGGGTGCCCTGGGCGTTCGTCGAGATGTCGGACCCTTTCGATGAGGCGGTGCTTCTTGCGGCCCTGAAAACGCGTTTGCCCGGCTACAAGGTCCCGAAGCGGATACTCCGCCTGGACCCGCAGGACAGGAGGGGCAAGATGAAGTACAGCCGGGCGACCCTCACGAAACGGGCCGGGGAGATGGCCGGGCAGGAGGGGGGAGGCGGCAGATGA
- the menH gene encoding 2-succinyl-6-hydroxy-2,4-cyclohexadiene-1-carboxylate synthase, with amino-acid sequence MTATVLSCEEFGSPDRGVFIFLHGFMGNGRSLQALAAALGGTHRCIAFDLPGHGRSLLRCSDSLKALKTFEDAASLILRDLDTLGINRFSLYGYSMGGRVAQNVALLAPERIERLVLESASFGIADPEERLWRYFRDSILLADVRTDKDLAAFLEGWHRLPLFCTLQGTPVLQRILREKRDNDVEELRLALKILSVGNHPSFAERLTGQPFPLFYFCGERDEAYAGAAETMKKKIPAMRLTVFRGASHDIHSQFPERIIRALQRLLEDESGEENAEAVSISEE; translated from the coding sequence ATGACGGCAACGGTCCTGAGTTGCGAGGAATTCGGAAGCCCGGATCGCGGTGTTTTCATCTTTCTCCACGGTTTCATGGGAAACGGCAGATCCCTTCAGGCGCTTGCGGCGGCCCTTGGCGGAACACACCGCTGCATTGCCTTCGATTTACCCGGCCATGGCAGGTCACTGTTGCGCTGCAGCGATTCTCTGAAAGCCCTGAAAACCTTTGAAGACGCGGCCAGCCTCATCCTGCGGGATCTGGACACCCTGGGGATCAACCGGTTCAGCCTCTACGGATACTCCATGGGCGGCCGGGTTGCACAAAATGTCGCCCTCCTCGCGCCGGAGCGGATCGAGCGGCTCGTCCTCGAGTCGGCTTCTTTCGGGATTGCCGATCCGGAGGAAAGGCTGTGGCGTTATTTCCGCGATTCGATCCTGCTGGCTGATGTCCGGACGGATAAGGATCTTGCGGCGTTTCTGGAAGGGTGGCATCGTCTGCCCCTGTTTTGCACGCTTCAGGGCACGCCTGTCCTGCAGCGGATTCTTCGGGAAAAGCGGGACAACGACGTCGAGGAACTCCGCCTCGCCCTGAAGATTCTGAGCGTCGGGAACCACCCCAGTTTTGCGGAGCGCCTCACGGGCCAGCCTTTCCCGCTGTTCTATTTCTGCGGAGAGAGGGATGAAGCCTATGCCGGGGCCGCGGAAACAATGAAGAAAAAAATCCCCGCAATGCGCCTGACTGTGTTTCGCGGCGCCTCCCACGACATTCACAGCCAGTTTCCCGAGCGGATCATCCGCGCCCTTCAGCGGCTGTTGGAGGATGAAAGCGGGGAAGAGAATGCAGAGGCGGTTTCAATATCGGAGGAATAA
- a CDS encoding alpha,alpha-trehalose-phosphate synthase (UDP-forming): protein METRRLAVISNRLPIVLKKAKRGKWEIEPGSGGLVTALGPVLKNRDGIWIGWVGTNAEETPAGPLLADLLSRGTRETGYSLKPVNLSRDEVKKYYHGFSNEVLWPLFHDLFSRCRFDPAYWTCYEQVNRKFAQAVVQNTEESDYVWVQDYQLILVGRELKRLGIKRRTGFFLHIPFPPLDIFLKLPWRFEILEALLAYDLIGFQTVRDLRNFIGCVRALFRYKVMKSRYMSRILLPDRETLVGAFPISIDFNEFEELARTDEVAEAAWILHSNLPNRQLILGVDRLDYTKGIPERLLAFGHALACYPDMRKKVTLIQVVVPSRVGVEEYGNLKQEIERIVGEINGKFTEIGWMPIHYVYRSLPRQELLAYYKTCEIALVTPLKDGMNLIAKEYCASNIEEKGVLILSEFAGAASQLYHDALLVNPYDRRQVADTIHTAFVMEYEERQIRMRRLRRSIRKHDIIKWVNSFLQAGIAQNLKDFPQAEFFVPSPNGDSEKMNNRPA, encoded by the coding sequence ATGGAAACGCGAAGGTTAGCCGTGATATCGAACCGTCTCCCCATCGTTCTGAAAAAAGCGAAACGGGGAAAATGGGAGATTGAACCGGGATCGGGGGGGCTGGTGACGGCCTTGGGGCCTGTCCTCAAAAATCGTGACGGGATATGGATCGGCTGGGTCGGCACAAATGCCGAGGAAACCCCGGCAGGCCCTCTCCTTGCGGATCTGCTTTCACGGGGGACCCGGGAGACGGGTTACTCCCTGAAGCCGGTGAATCTGTCGCGAGACGAAGTGAAAAAGTACTATCACGGCTTTTCCAACGAGGTCCTCTGGCCTCTGTTCCACGACCTCTTTTCGCGGTGTCGGTTCGATCCCGCTTACTGGACGTGCTATGAACAGGTAAATCGGAAATTCGCGCAGGCCGTCGTTCAGAACACGGAAGAGAGCGATTACGTGTGGGTTCAGGACTACCAGCTCATCCTGGTCGGCAGGGAGCTTAAACGCCTGGGGATTAAACGCCGGACAGGTTTTTTTCTCCACATTCCTTTTCCCCCCCTCGATATTTTCCTTAAGCTTCCCTGGCGGTTCGAAATCCTGGAGGCGCTTCTGGCATATGATCTGATTGGTTTTCAGACCGTCAGAGATCTGCGGAATTTCATCGGGTGCGTGCGTGCCCTCTTCCGTTACAAGGTCATGAAATCAAGATATATGAGCAGAATTCTTCTGCCGGACAGGGAAACTCTCGTGGGAGCATTTCCCATCAGCATCGATTTCAACGAGTTCGAAGAGCTTGCCAGAACCGATGAAGTGGCTGAAGCGGCATGGATCCTCCATTCCAACCTTCCCAACAGACAACTGATCCTGGGTGTGGACCGCCTTGATTATACCAAGGGCATTCCCGAGCGCCTGCTGGCATTCGGACATGCCCTGGCCTGCTATCCGGACATGCGCAAAAAGGTCACTTTGATCCAGGTCGTGGTTCCCAGTCGGGTGGGCGTGGAAGAATATGGAAATCTCAAACAGGAGATCGAGCGCATCGTGGGAGAGATCAACGGGAAATTCACCGAGATCGGCTGGATGCCGATCCATTATGTATATCGATCATTGCCACGCCAGGAACTTCTCGCTTATTACAAAACCTGCGAGATTGCACTGGTTACCCCGTTGAAAGACGGGATGAACCTCATCGCCAAGGAATACTGCGCGAGCAATATCGAGGAAAAAGGCGTCCTTATTCTGAGTGAATTTGCCGGCGCCGCTTCCCAGCTCTACCACGATGCGCTCCTGGTCAATCCCTATGACAGGCGGCAAGTGGCGGATACGATCCATACCGCCTTCGTTATGGAATATGAAGAACGCCAGATTCGGATGCGAAGGCTCAGACGATCCATCAGGAAGCACGATATTATCAAGTGGGTCAATTCTTTCCTGCAGGCAGGCATCGCTCAGAACCTGAAGGATTTTCCACAGGCTGAGTTCTTTGTCCCCTCGCCGAACGGGGATTCGGAAAAGATGAACAACAGACCTGCCTGA
- the menA gene encoding 1,4-dihydroxy-2-naphthoate octaprenyltransferase, with translation MNLEKLKAWVQASRPPFFVATLIPLTVGAVLAGRQGALSVPTFLLVLLACFLVHFATNISNDYFDHIQGTDAGKSIGGSRVLQEGKISVAELGRAIILLYSVAAMIGFYLTWTLKLWALVPLMSLAFFSSLFYVAPPIRYGYHGLGELFVGVNMGPVMVLGTAWVLLGRVDWTALPITLPIGLSVALIMNYQNLPDIDTDRATGKRTLAVRLGRKGALNLLMALWMGIYGSVAILALVGYLSPVAWCTLLTLPIPIKLRKIALATRDWVKLDDYGKYVRIFYFINGIILIAGLL, from the coding sequence GTGAATCTGGAAAAATTGAAGGCCTGGGTGCAGGCCAGCCGTCCGCCGTTCTTTGTTGCCACCCTGATCCCGCTGACCGTCGGGGCGGTTCTGGCAGGCCGCCAGGGCGCTCTTTCGGTCCCGACATTTCTACTTGTTCTCCTGGCGTGCTTTCTGGTGCATTTCGCGACGAACATTTCCAACGACTACTTCGATCATATCCAGGGAACCGATGCCGGGAAGTCCATCGGCGGGTCCCGTGTGCTTCAGGAAGGGAAAATAAGTGTGGCCGAGCTGGGGAGAGCCATCATCCTCCTGTATTCTGTCGCGGCCATGATCGGGTTCTATCTCACCTGGACTCTTAAACTGTGGGCCCTTGTTCCACTGATGAGTCTCGCCTTTTTCAGCAGCCTCTTTTACGTGGCGCCGCCGATTCGTTACGGCTACCACGGTCTGGGCGAGCTTTTCGTCGGGGTCAACATGGGGCCGGTGATGGTTCTGGGCACCGCCTGGGTTCTCCTGGGGCGGGTGGACTGGACGGCGCTTCCCATTACACTTCCCATCGGGCTGAGCGTCGCCCTGATCATGAATTATCAGAATCTTCCCGACATCGACACGGACCGGGCGACAGGCAAGAGGACCCTTGCCGTCCGTCTGGGGAGAAAAGGCGCCCTGAACCTTCTGATGGCCCTCTGGATGGGAATCTACGGAAGCGTCGCCATCCTCGCTCTTGTCGGATATCTTTCCCCGGTCGCGTGGTGCACACTGCTGACGCTCCCGATACCGATCAAACTCCGCAAGATTGCCCTGGCGACCCGCGATTGGGTGAAACTTGATGACTACGGGAAATATGTCCGCATCTTTTACTTCATCAATGGCATCATTCTCATTGCGGGACTGCTCTGA
- a CDS encoding DUF5752 family protein produces the protein MVDPFAVKDCALIAVATGEYVQTLRELKEKLAAIPTGCIYYHFWGGLLRARFDDPQYQNDFAIWSWRSLHDKTLAERLAVIDPTDFGDLNELRRELIEVIEERLDENELLAWVIPSHGFHFVRSQIVVFDTGRRFSTIDELSTHIVHMSPGTIFYHMIDARRRTPHFKNDFSEWIMGLEEEHQELASRIAGIDPYFTTLRELRDELERVFTAYVKERRG, from the coding sequence ATGGTTGACCCATTCGCTGTAAAAGACTGTGCCCTCATTGCCGTGGCAACGGGAGAATATGTACAGACGCTCCGTGAGCTAAAGGAAAAACTGGCGGCCATCCCGACGGGCTGCATCTATTATCATTTCTGGGGCGGCCTGCTGAGGGCCAGGTTTGACGATCCGCAATACCAGAATGATTTTGCCATCTGGTCATGGCGGAGTCTCCACGACAAAACTCTGGCTGAGCGACTTGCCGTCATAGATCCGACCGATTTCGGGGATCTCAATGAACTTCGCAGAGAACTCATCGAGGTCATTGAAGAACGGCTCGATGAGAATGAGCTTCTCGCATGGGTCATTCCTTCTCACGGATTCCATTTTGTACGCTCCCAGATCGTGGTTTTCGATACGGGCAGGCGGTTTTCGACAATCGATGAACTGAGCACGCATATTGTCCACATGTCACCGGGGACCATCTTCTATCACATGATTGACGCGCGCCGGAGAACACCGCATTTCAAGAATGATTTCAGCGAATGGATCATGGGGCTGGAGGAGGAGCATCAGGAACTCGCTTCGCGCATTGCAGGCATTGACCCGTATTTCACGACACTCCGTGAACTTCGGGATGAGCTGGAACGTGTCTTCACCGCATACGTAAAAGAAAGACGGGGCTGA
- a CDS encoding glycosyltransferase: MMTLLEQYAQIVGEDVIHHLQQLGEHLQGLKVVHVNSTREGGGVAEILHRLIPLKQELGIDARWEVITGTDLFFQCTKLMHNGLQGKRGELHPDYLTEYERVNEMNAESLRTNLEEADIVFIHDPQPAALLRFIPDRRGKWIWRCHIDASRPFRPIWKYLRNFLEPYSASIWSLSEFAQPLPHPLYLVAPSIDPLSEKNIELEEDELAAMHYKWGLDPERPIITQVSRFDRFKDPIGVIRAYRLVKEYSPIQLILAGGGATDDPEGEEMIRWVKEYAGDDEDIHVLLLPSDDHRTINAFQRISDIVIQKSTKEGFGLTVTEAMWKGKPVIGGDVGGIRLQVVDHHTGFLVTSPEGAALRIRYLLKHRDKLKEMGEKAHNFVLENFLITRHLREHLTLMHAIMFENKERIETS, from the coding sequence ATCATGACACTGCTGGAACAGTACGCTCAAATCGTCGGCGAGGACGTCATTCATCATCTCCAGCAGCTTGGAGAGCATCTCCAGGGTTTGAAAGTGGTTCACGTCAATTCCACACGGGAGGGCGGAGGGGTTGCGGAGATCCTGCATCGGCTCATCCCCCTGAAGCAGGAGCTGGGCATCGACGCGCGGTGGGAAGTCATCACCGGAACCGATCTGTTCTTCCAGTGCACAAAGCTCATGCACAATGGGCTTCAGGGCAAAAGAGGCGAACTGCATCCCGATTATCTGACGGAATATGAACGGGTCAATGAAATGAACGCGGAGTCTCTAAGAACGAATCTGGAAGAGGCTGATATCGTCTTTATCCACGATCCGCAGCCTGCAGCACTTCTGCGTTTCATTCCCGACCGGCGGGGAAAATGGATATGGCGCTGCCACATCGATGCGAGTCGACCCTTCCGGCCGATCTGGAAATATCTGCGGAACTTCCTTGAACCATACTCTGCGAGCATATGGTCGCTTTCCGAATTTGCCCAGCCGTTGCCTCACCCTCTCTATCTTGTGGCGCCGAGCATCGATCCCCTGAGTGAGAAGAATATAGAACTGGAAGAGGATGAACTCGCCGCCATGCATTATAAGTGGGGGCTCGATCCGGAACGGCCCATCATCACTCAGGTATCCCGCTTCGACCGGTTCAAGGATCCCATTGGGGTCATCAGGGCCTACAGGCTGGTCAAGGAATATTCCCCGATTCAACTTATTCTTGCAGGCGGCGGAGCCACCGATGACCCTGAAGGTGAGGAAATGATCCGCTGGGTCAAAGAGTACGCAGGAGATGACGAGGATATCCATGTCCTTCTTCTGCCCAGCGATGATCACAGGACGATCAATGCATTTCAGAGGATTTCCGATATCGTGATTCAGAAATCCACTAAGGAAGGTTTCGGTCTCACTGTCACGGAAGCGATGTGGAAGGGCAAACCGGTAATCGGAGGTGATGTGGGAGGAATTCGACTTCAGGTGGTGGACCACCATACCGGCTTTCTCGTTACTTCGCCCGAGGGCGCGGCACTTCGTATCCGCTATCTTCTGAAACATCGGGATAAACTGAAGGAAATGGGTGAAAAGGCCCATAATTTCGTACTGGAGAATTTCCTGATTACGCGGCATCTGCGTGAACATCTTACCCTGATGCATGCCATCATGTTCGAGAACAAGGAAAGGATCGAAACCTCTTGA
- the otsB gene encoding trehalose-phosphatase, with translation MNTVPVFPIAIGGVPEFWGKLRSARVGFLALDYDGTVAPFHVSRMMARPMAGIPELIVQIRDRTNGAVAVISGRPLSELTRLLDIPGIMMVGSHGYEFRYPDGTLETRKPLYVQREGLYRALDTGFRRGLISRLEAKIAALALHTRGQPENEALSMEGWAMENWTPIALAHNLEVRRFNGGVELRCPGMDKGSALQIILSRQPDDAFSVYIGDDETDEDAFRFLKGRGIGIRVGHPDAPTSASGFLPDIQAVKDFLRGWAALAPEGLSGGVTWKREG, from the coding sequence TTGAATACAGTTCCTGTTTTTCCCATAGCCATCGGCGGCGTTCCGGAGTTCTGGGGGAAACTTCGATCCGCACGGGTGGGTTTTCTCGCACTGGACTATGATGGAACTGTTGCCCCGTTTCATGTTTCGCGGATGATGGCCCGTCCCATGGCCGGAATACCGGAGCTTATTGTACAAATTCGGGACAGAACCAACGGCGCCGTTGCCGTGATTTCGGGAAGGCCTCTGTCGGAGCTCACAAGGCTTCTCGACATACCGGGCATCATGATGGTCGGAAGCCATGGATACGAGTTCCGCTATCCCGATGGGACCCTGGAGACACGGAAACCTCTTTACGTTCAGCGCGAAGGTCTATACAGGGCTTTGGATACCGGTTTCCGAAGGGGATTGATTTCTCGGCTCGAAGCCAAAATAGCCGCTCTTGCTCTCCATACCCGCGGCCAGCCGGAAAATGAGGCACTGTCCATGGAGGGGTGGGCCATGGAAAACTGGACGCCCATTGCCCTCGCGCACAACCTTGAAGTGAGACGGTTCAACGGCGGGGTGGAGCTTCGGTGCCCCGGCATGGACAAGGGAAGCGCCCTGCAGATCATCCTTTCCCGTCAGCCTGACGACGCCTTCTCCGTTTACATCGGGGACGATGAAACCGACGAAGACGCATTCAGATTTCTCAAAGGACGGGGGATAGGAATTCGGGTCGGTCATCCCGACGCACCCACATCCGCATCAGGGTTCCTTCCTGATATTCAGGCAGTTAAAGACTTTCTCCGGGGATGGGCCGCTCTCGCCCCGGAGGGATTATCCGGAGGAGTGACATGGAAACGCGAAGGTTAG